One part of the Marinobacterium rhizophilum genome encodes these proteins:
- a CDS encoding 3-hydroxyacyl-CoA dehydrogenase NAD-binding domain-containing protein: MNAIRYEKDNAGIVTLTIDMPGQAVNTMSPAFAEALEEAVSQLENDDIRGVIVTSGKDTFFAGGDLHYLLGIDESQVESFYDNLTRNKQRLRRLEQLGVPVVAAINGTALGGGLEICLACHYRVVLDKPKSVLGLPEVSLGLLPGAGGVTRLTRMLGIDGALPLLLEGTKLKPAQAHEAGLVDELAATGDDMLARARAWIGASPEALQPWDREGHAIPGGSAADPRIAQTLAFRSAKLRGRHRGLTPAPEAILAATIEGSQVDFDTALRIESRYLTSLVTSPVAKNLINHFFQLNQINGGASRPQGIERAAFNKVGILGAGMMGAGIAYAAAKAGIEVVLKDVSQQGAEKGKAYSTRVMDGLITKGRATDEKKAALLALIQPTDNAEDLAGCDLIIEAVFENVELKARVTAQAEPQLIDTGIFASNTSTLPITGLAKASARPENFIGLHFFSPVDRMPLVEIICGKQTSDETLARSFDFVQQIGKVPIVVNDSMGFFTSRVFRTFMDEGCALLEDGVDPLVIESLARAAGMPVGPLTAQDQVSLKLAYDVRTANRKLVVAEGGEWKVLATERVGNRLVEEFNRQGRAYGGGFYDYHDDGSKSIWPQLCEIFPQSDQPLPEQDIKDRILFRQALEAVRCLEEKVLRSVADGNIGSIMGIGFPQHTGGQLQFINSYGVRAFTQRCLALAQKYGERFTPPALLLAKAEKGETFA, from the coding sequence ATGAACGCCATTCGTTACGAAAAAGACAATGCCGGTATCGTCACCCTGACGATCGACATGCCGGGGCAGGCAGTCAACACCATGAGCCCGGCCTTCGCCGAGGCGCTCGAGGAGGCCGTCAGCCAACTGGAAAACGACGATATCAGGGGCGTGATCGTCACCTCCGGCAAGGACACCTTCTTCGCCGGCGGAGACCTCCACTACCTGCTCGGCATTGACGAGAGCCAGGTTGAATCCTTCTACGACAACCTGACCCGCAACAAGCAGCGCCTGCGCCGGCTCGAACAGCTGGGCGTGCCGGTCGTCGCGGCGATCAACGGCACCGCGCTGGGCGGTGGCCTCGAGATCTGCCTGGCCTGCCATTACCGGGTGGTGCTGGACAAGCCGAAGTCGGTGTTGGGGCTGCCCGAAGTCAGCCTCGGTCTGCTGCCCGGTGCCGGCGGCGTCACCCGCCTGACGCGCATGCTGGGTATTGACGGGGCATTGCCGTTGCTGCTCGAGGGCACCAAGCTCAAGCCCGCGCAGGCGCACGAGGCCGGGCTGGTCGATGAACTCGCCGCAACTGGCGACGACATGCTCGCCAGGGCTCGTGCCTGGATTGGTGCCAGCCCCGAGGCGCTTCAGCCCTGGGATCGCGAAGGTCATGCCATCCCCGGCGGCTCGGCGGCCGATCCGCGGATCGCCCAGACGCTGGCGTTCCGTTCCGCCAAGTTGCGCGGCCGCCACCGTGGCCTGACACCGGCGCCGGAGGCGATACTCGCGGCGACAATCGAGGGCAGCCAGGTTGATTTTGATACCGCTCTGCGAATCGAAAGCCGCTACCTGACCTCGCTGGTGACCAGTCCGGTGGCGAAGAACCTGATCAACCACTTTTTCCAGCTCAACCAGATTAATGGCGGCGCCAGTCGTCCGCAGGGCATTGAGCGCGCGGCCTTCAACAAGGTTGGCATCCTCGGCGCCGGCATGATGGGCGCGGGCATCGCCTACGCTGCGGCCAAGGCCGGTATCGAGGTGGTGCTCAAAGACGTCTCGCAGCAAGGCGCCGAGAAGGGCAAGGCCTACTCGACCAGGGTGATGGACGGCCTGATCACCAAGGGGCGCGCGACTGATGAAAAGAAAGCGGCCCTGCTGGCATTGATTCAGCCCACCGACAATGCGGAGGACCTGGCCGGGTGCGACCTGATCATCGAGGCGGTGTTCGAAAACGTCGAACTCAAGGCTCGTGTCACGGCGCAAGCGGAACCGCAACTGATCGACACCGGTATCTTCGCCAGCAACACCTCGACGCTGCCGATCACCGGGCTGGCCAAAGCGTCCGCAAGGCCGGAAAACTTTATCGGCCTGCATTTCTTTTCGCCGGTCGACCGCATGCCGCTGGTCGAGATCATCTGCGGCAAGCAAACCAGCGACGAAACCCTGGCCCGCTCCTTCGACTTCGTCCAGCAGATCGGCAAGGTGCCGATCGTGGTCAACGATTCGATGGGGTTCTTCACCTCCCGCGTTTTCCGTACCTTCATGGACGAGGGCTGTGCGCTGCTGGAAGACGGCGTTGATCCGCTGGTGATCGAGAGCCTCGCCCGGGCCGCCGGCATGCCGGTGGGACCCCTGACGGCGCAGGACCAGGTCAGTCTGAAACTGGCGTACGACGTGCGGACCGCGAACCGCAAGCTGGTCGTAGCCGAGGGCGGCGAGTGGAAGGTGCTGGCGACCGAGCGCGTCGGCAACCGGCTGGTCGAGGAGTTCAACCGCCAGGGACGAGCCTACGGCGGTGGCTTCTATGACTACCACGACGACGGCAGCAAGAGTATCTGGCCGCAGCTCTGCGAGATCTTCCCGCAGTCGGATCAGCCGCTGCCCGAGCAGGACATCAAGGACCGCATCCTGTTCCGCCAGGCGCTGGAAGCGGTGCGTTGCCTGGAGGAGAAGGTGCTGCGCTCGGTGGCCGACGGCAATATCGGCTCGATCATGGGCATCGGTTTCCCGCAACACACCGGCGGTCAGTTGCAGTTTATCAACAGCTACGGCGTGCGGGCCTTTACTCAGCGCTGCCTGGCGCTGGCACAGAAGTACGGCGAGCGCTTCACGCCGCCGGCGCTGCTGCTGGCAAAAGCCGAGAAAGGCGAGACGTTCGCCTGA
- a CDS encoding enoyl-CoA hydratase/isomerase family protein, translating to MEYPTVNYSVSGGIATIELNRPEVLNAFNNELRTNLQHALQRVAEDPEAGVVLLTGAGKGFCSGADLSTLGTLSVVENLVVNYKNMIGQISRMDKPVIAAIEGAAAGIGAAFALAADLSVMAEDAALVQAFSNIGLVPDGGICWHLVQELGYKRAYQLIIEAERLPAARCLELGLTNRVVAKGEALDEARAWAGRLLQRPPLSLAFSKQVLRDAVDLSLDQTVIREAEYQHRAIGSEDFREGVAAFREKRKPVFRGY from the coding sequence ATGGAATACCCGACTGTCAATTACAGCGTGAGCGGTGGCATCGCCACGATAGAGCTTAACCGACCCGAGGTGCTCAACGCATTCAATAATGAACTGCGCACGAATCTGCAGCATGCGTTGCAGCGAGTCGCCGAGGACCCGGAGGCCGGTGTTGTCCTGCTGACCGGTGCCGGCAAGGGGTTTTGTTCTGGGGCCGATCTTTCGACCCTGGGTACTCTGTCTGTGGTCGAGAATCTGGTGGTGAATTACAAAAACATGATCGGCCAGATCAGCCGCATGGATAAACCGGTGATCGCCGCCATTGAGGGGGCCGCTGCGGGCATCGGTGCCGCCTTCGCGCTGGCGGCCGACCTGTCGGTCATGGCCGAGGATGCAGCGCTGGTGCAGGCATTCAGCAATATCGGCCTGGTGCCGGATGGCGGTATCTGCTGGCACCTGGTGCAAGAACTGGGCTACAAGCGCGCTTATCAGCTGATTATCGAGGCCGAGCGTCTGCCGGCGGCTCGCTGTCTTGAATTGGGCCTGACCAACCGCGTTGTCGCCAAGGGTGAGGCTCTGGATGAGGCGCGGGCCTGGGCCGGCCGGCTGCTGCAGCGTCCGCCGCTGTCGCTGGCGTTCAGCAAGCAGGTATTGCGCGATGCCGTCGACCTGAGCCTGGATCAAACCGTGATTCGCGAAGCCGAATATCAGCACCGCGCCATCGGCAGCGAGGACTTCCGCGAAGGTGTCGCCGCTTTCAGGGAAAAGCGCAAGCCCGTATTCCGGGGTTATTGA
- a CDS encoding NAD(P)H-dependent flavin oxidoreductase — MALPKLFDDSLELPLIAAPMFLTSGPELVIECCKAGVVGTFPALNQRSSEGFEDWLQTIKGSLAQYREAHPDKRVAPFGVNLIAHRSNARLEADLALCVKHEVPLIITSLGAVPELVEKVHGYGGIVFHDVISLRHARKAAGAGVDGLILVTAGAGGHAGKLNPFALLNEVRQFFDKTVLLSGCLSTGRDIATAQMMGADLAYMGTRFITTRESLAEPPNKQLLLESRAEDIVYTNRISGVNASFIAKSLVDNGFDPVQLTPDMPLAPEHKSEAGKKAWKAIWSAGQGVGSVNDVPHAAELIGELKAQYRAAVSAWKGASANYNH, encoded by the coding sequence ATGGCTTTACCGAAACTGTTCGACGACAGCCTGGAGCTGCCGTTGATCGCGGCGCCGATGTTTCTGACCTCGGGCCCCGAGCTGGTGATCGAGTGTTGCAAGGCCGGCGTGGTCGGTACCTTTCCGGCCCTCAATCAGCGCAGCAGCGAGGGCTTCGAGGACTGGCTGCAGACGATCAAGGGCTCGCTGGCGCAGTACCGCGAGGCGCACCCTGACAAGCGTGTGGCGCCCTTTGGCGTCAACCTTATCGCCCACCGGAGCAACGCCCGCCTGGAGGCGGACCTGGCGCTCTGCGTCAAGCATGAGGTGCCGCTGATCATCACCTCGCTGGGCGCGGTGCCGGAGCTGGTCGAAAAGGTCCATGGTTACGGTGGCATCGTCTTCCACGACGTGATCAGCCTGCGCCATGCGCGCAAAGCCGCCGGGGCCGGGGTCGATGGCCTGATCCTGGTGACCGCCGGCGCCGGCGGCCATGCCGGCAAGCTGAACCCCTTCGCGCTGCTCAATGAGGTGCGGCAGTTCTTTGACAAGACCGTGCTGCTTTCCGGCTGCCTGTCCACCGGCCGCGATATCGCTACGGCGCAGATGATGGGGGCGGACCTGGCCTATATGGGCACCCGCTTTATCACTACCCGCGAGAGCCTGGCCGAGCCACCGAACAAGCAACTGTTGCTCGAGAGCCGCGCCGAGGACATCGTCTACACCAACCGAATTTCCGGTGTGAATGCCAGCTTCATTGCTAAAAGCCTCGTGGACAACGGTTTCGATCCGGTACAGCTGACGCCGGACATGCCGCTGGCGCCGGAGCACAAGTCCGAAGCCGGCAAGAAGGCCTGGAAGGCCATCTGGTCAGCCGGCCAGGGCGTCGGCTCGGTCAACGACGTGCCCCACGCGGCCGAGCTCATCGGCGAACTGAAGGCGCAGTACCGGGCTGCGGTCTCGGCCTGGAAAGGCGCCAGCGCGAACTACAACCACTGA
- a CDS encoding porin, which produces MKRLTLGLVAATLSTAALAADDAIKMPDMYGSLAGRIIDQGDEKDFTAEAFEVRFGLKGNYQLADYRVLYQFEADFVDAVNDNQDASSGDNNEVTVRRARLLFPSQYGVAVLAPRTESGQQKDLYGPIDIFETNEAHKEQPSALFRQAELASHVLAYITPTFHNARAVVGVLTLKDDNDEDIDVWSYRVVYDDTRLHLGAGQVITREALLPGTEDYVRSALSLGYTWPSLQLGLTFEHNDEDPAGDSQVLGVAASYEFVPRWRLGLGYIDKDFDDAAVQDEDAMLISLTYQPHDKLEFFVEAGEFEVDSKDNLSAGVKFTFWPGLLRGAGEPLLGRRCDGEARAVCVAGARCGKCLHRKLNRLH; this is translated from the coding sequence ATGAAAAGGTTAACTCTTGGGCTTGTTGCAGCCACCCTCTCCACGGCCGCGCTTGCCGCAGACGACGCTATTAAAATGCCAGACATGTACGGCAGCCTGGCGGGTCGTATCATCGACCAGGGGGATGAAAAGGACTTCACCGCCGAAGCGTTCGAGGTACGGTTCGGTCTCAAAGGCAATTATCAGCTCGCCGACTATCGCGTGCTGTACCAGTTCGAAGCGGACTTCGTCGATGCGGTCAACGACAACCAGGATGCCAGCAGTGGTGACAATAACGAGGTCACGGTGCGCCGTGCGCGGCTGCTGTTCCCCAGCCAGTACGGCGTTGCTGTGTTGGCGCCGCGTACCGAAAGCGGTCAGCAGAAGGACCTGTACGGGCCGATCGATATCTTCGAAACCAACGAAGCGCACAAGGAGCAGCCCAGCGCGCTGTTCCGCCAGGCGGAACTGGCCAGCCATGTGCTGGCCTACATCACGCCGACGTTTCACAACGCTCGTGCAGTCGTTGGCGTCCTGACCCTCAAGGACGATAACGATGAGGATATCGATGTCTGGTCCTACCGCGTCGTCTATGACGATACCCGTTTGCACCTGGGCGCGGGGCAGGTGATCACCCGGGAAGCGCTGCTGCCCGGCACCGAGGATTACGTTCGTTCGGCCCTGAGCCTGGGTTACACCTGGCCGAGCCTGCAGTTGGGGCTGACGTTCGAGCACAACGACGAAGACCCGGCCGGTGATTCGCAGGTGCTGGGGGTGGCGGCCAGCTACGAGTTCGTGCCGCGGTGGCGCCTGGGGCTGGGCTACATCGACAAGGACTTCGACGATGCCGCCGTGCAGGATGAGGACGCCATGCTGATCAGCCTGACGTATCAGCCCCACGACAAGCTGGAGTTCTTTGTCGAAGCCGGCGAGTTCGAGGTGGATAGCAAGGATAACCTGAGCGCCGGCGTCAAGTTCACCTTTTGGCCGGGCCTGCTTCGCGGTGCCGGTGAACCCCTTCTTGGCCGGCGCTGCGACGGCGAGGCCCGTGCCGTTTGTGTGGCTGGCGCAAGGTGCGGAAAATGTCTGCACAGAAAATTAAACCGATTGCATTAA
- a CDS encoding acyl-CoA dehydrogenase family protein, which yields MQRKPFTEEQNMFREAFRAFLHKEVVPHQERWLEAGIVDREVFRKAGENGFLLCWADERDGGLGLRDFRYEQIMIEELALIGETGFAMNLHNRIVGPYIDRFGSDEQKQRFLPGCISGETILGVAMTEPDAGSDLAGMRATAQDRGDHFILNGSKTYITNGMLGDLFVVAAKSDPSNPRAIGLFLVERGMEGFSRGRKLKKMGQRSQDTAELFFENVVVPRANVLGDETRGFHYLMQGLAEERLQAGTRCVAAAQYAFGLTLDFIRERKVFGQALSQYQNTRFEMAQMSTEIDLAQVYVDRCVEEHNAGRLTPEDAARLKLFASELQGRVVDKGVQFHGGAGYMDEYPISRAYTDARVTRIFAGSSEIMKEIIARSLDLK from the coding sequence ATGCAGCGCAAGCCCTTTACCGAAGAGCAGAACATGTTTCGGGAGGCGTTCCGCGCCTTCCTGCACAAAGAGGTGGTGCCTCACCAGGAGCGCTGGCTCGAGGCCGGGATCGTCGACCGCGAGGTCTTTCGCAAGGCAGGCGAAAATGGCTTCCTGCTGTGCTGGGCCGACGAGCGCGACGGCGGCCTGGGGCTGCGGGACTTCCGCTACGAACAGATCATGATCGAGGAGCTGGCGCTGATCGGCGAAACCGGCTTCGCGATGAATCTGCACAACCGCATCGTCGGGCCCTATATCGACCGCTTCGGCAGCGACGAGCAGAAACAGCGTTTCCTGCCGGGCTGTATCAGCGGCGAGACCATCCTCGGCGTGGCGATGACCGAGCCCGATGCCGGCAGTGATCTGGCCGGAATGCGCGCCACCGCCCAGGACCGGGGCGATCACTTTATTCTCAACGGCTCCAAGACCTACATCACCAACGGCATGCTGGGCGATCTCTTCGTGGTTGCGGCCAAGTCGGACCCGAGTAACCCGCGCGCCATCGGCCTGTTCCTGGTGGAAAGGGGCATGGAAGGTTTCAGTCGCGGCCGCAAGCTCAAGAAGATGGGCCAGCGCTCGCAGGATACCGCCGAACTGTTCTTCGAAAATGTAGTGGTGCCCAGGGCGAACGTGCTGGGCGATGAGACCCGGGGTTTCCATTACCTGATGCAGGGACTGGCCGAGGAGCGGTTGCAGGCCGGCACCCGCTGCGTCGCGGCGGCGCAATACGCCTTCGGCCTGACGCTGGATTTCATCCGTGAACGCAAGGTATTCGGCCAGGCGCTGAGCCAGTACCAGAACACCCGCTTCGAGATGGCGCAGATGAGTACCGAGATCGACCTGGCGCAGGTCTATGTCGACCGCTGCGTCGAGGAGCACAACGCGGGTCGGCTGACGCCGGAGGATGCCGCGCGCCTGAAACTGTTCGCCAGCGAACTGCAGGGCCGGGTGGTGGACAAGGGCGTGCAGTTCCACGGTGGTGCCGGCTACATGGATGAATACCCGATCTCCCGCGCTTACACCGACGCGCGCGTGACCCGGATTTTTGCCGGCTCCAGCGAAATCATGAAGGAAATCATCGCCCGCTCGCTGGACCTGAAATGA
- a CDS encoding TRAP transporter permease gives MRTIKAVTLVIGFGLALQALYSAYAGGWEPTVHRSLALAFSAALIVLLKPFALEPFMRHGWLKALGYLFDILLFGIIAAAIYLLIEKAADVDSLLVSFSIEEQWLALLAVLALFELTRRVFGLPLLLVSSFSLVYCLYGAYMPWVFSHSGFSLEQSVETIWYGLQGVFGFPTGVVVQLIFVFIVFGVVLERSGAGDSLIRIAFYLTGHTRGGAGHAAIVASALFGSMSGSVTANVAGTGSFTIPMIKRRGFSPAFAGAVEGAASSGGQIMPPVMGAAVFLMADLTATPYLTICLAALIPALFYYGNLFLMVTLEARKAGIQPLPPEQRQRLDKGDWINAIMFIGPILTIIAVLLLGRSPAMAGFWATIAAVVLGFINPAVRRKPAILLEAMAQGGIAGAKILVAVASIGVILAVLNLTGFGLKFALLVQSLGGDSLFIGLVLMAVACLALGMGMPTLPAYLIIVLVMGKTMTNLGLEPLAIHMFVFYFGIMSALTPPVALAAFTAAPIAGANPMATAFVSMKLAFVGFVIPFVFVYNPELLLLGDFSVQSLLWIAARLLLAIWLLGSGLVGYLSAPLGIWVRVAHLLAGTLLLLDDPLWQGLGLAAALLLLARGMIIARRPEVAGQVL, from the coding sequence GTGCGAACCATCAAGGCAGTGACGCTCGTGATTGGCTTTGGCCTGGCTTTACAGGCCCTCTACTCGGCCTACGCCGGTGGCTGGGAGCCGACCGTGCACCGCAGTCTGGCGCTGGCGTTTTCGGCAGCGCTGATTGTTTTGCTCAAGCCCTTCGCGCTTGAGCCGTTTATGCGCCATGGCTGGCTGAAAGCCCTTGGCTATCTGTTCGATATTCTCCTGTTCGGCATCATTGCCGCCGCGATCTACCTGCTGATTGAGAAGGCGGCGGATGTGGACAGTTTGCTGGTGAGCTTTAGCATTGAGGAACAGTGGCTGGCGCTGCTGGCGGTGCTGGCACTGTTTGAGCTGACCCGCAGGGTGTTCGGCCTGCCACTATTGCTGGTGTCCAGCTTCAGCCTGGTCTATTGCCTGTACGGCGCCTATATGCCCTGGGTATTCAGCCACTCCGGCTTTTCACTCGAGCAGTCTGTCGAGACGATCTGGTATGGTCTTCAGGGTGTATTCGGCTTTCCGACCGGTGTCGTGGTACAGCTGATCTTCGTGTTTATCGTCTTCGGCGTGGTGCTTGAGCGCAGCGGTGCCGGCGACTCCCTGATCCGGATCGCCTTCTATCTGACCGGCCATACCCGGGGCGGGGCGGGGCATGCGGCCATTGTCGCCAGCGCGCTCTTCGGCTCCATGTCCGGCAGTGTCACCGCCAACGTGGCCGGGACCGGCTCCTTTACCATTCCCATGATCAAGCGCCGGGGCTTCAGTCCCGCCTTTGCCGGTGCCGTTGAAGGCGCGGCCTCCAGCGGTGGCCAGATCATGCCGCCGGTGATGGGTGCCGCGGTGTTCCTGATGGCGGACCTGACTGCGACGCCCTACCTGACGATCTGTCTGGCGGCGCTGATTCCGGCGCTGTTTTACTACGGCAATCTGTTCCTGATGGTAACCCTGGAGGCGCGCAAGGCCGGCATCCAGCCGTTGCCGCCAGAGCAGCGTCAGCGCCTTGATAAAGGTGACTGGATCAATGCCATTATGTTTATCGGCCCGATTCTGACCATTATCGCTGTGCTGCTGCTCGGCCGTTCGCCGGCGATGGCGGGGTTCTGGGCCACGATCGCTGCGGTGGTGCTCGGATTCATCAACCCGGCGGTGCGGCGCAAGCCCGCCATTTTGCTGGAGGCCATGGCGCAGGGCGGTATTGCCGGTGCCAAGATCCTGGTGGCGGTGGCGTCCATTGGCGTGATCCTGGCGGTGCTCAACCTGACCGGCTTCGGGCTCAAGTTCGCGCTGCTGGTACAGAGCCTTGGTGGCGACAGCCTGTTTATCGGTCTGGTGCTGATGGCGGTCGCCTGCCTGGCGCTGGGTATGGGTATGCCGACCCTGCCGGCCTACCTGATCATCGTGCTGGTGATGGGCAAGACCATGACCAATCTGGGGCTGGAACCCCTGGCGATCCACATGTTCGTGTTCTACTTCGGCATCATGTCGGCGTTGACGCCACCGGTGGCGCTGGCGGCCTTTACTGCCGCCCCGATTGCCGGCGCCAATCCGATGGCGACCGCCTTCGTGTCGATGAAGCTGGCCTTCGTCGGTTTCGTGATTCCCTTCGTGTTCGTCTACAACCCGGAGTTGCTGCTGCTGGGTGACTTCAGTGTCCAGAGCCTGCTGTGGATCGCTGCGCGCTTGCTGTTGGCGATCTGGTTACTCGGTTCCGGACTGGTGGGCTACTTGAGTGCGCCCCTTGGCATCTGGGTCCGCGTCGCGCATTTGCTGGCCGGCACTCTGTTGTTGCTGGACGATCCGCTATGGCAGGGCCTGGGGTTGGCAGCGGCGTTGTTGCTGCTCGCCAGGGGGATGATCATCGCCAGGCGTCCAGAGGTCGCAGGCCAGGTGCTCTGA
- a CDS encoding acetyl-CoA C-acetyltransferase, with product MTEQAYIFDAIRSPRGRGRSGGALNEVKPVTLLAGVLNHLKTRNDLDTAEVEDIVMGCVSALGDQGADLAKIAAAAAGWDDSVSGVTLNRFCGSGLEAVNLAAAKVRAGFEDLVVAGGFESMSRVPMGSAGGAMANDPETSLAINYVPQGISADLIATLEGFSRDDVDAYAVESHRRAAHAWANGYFDRSVVPVLDRNGLLILDRDECIRPDSSVASLAKLKPAFEKPGQGAFDAICQARYPQVGHVNHVHTGGNSSGIVDGAAAVLIGNADKGRALGLRPRARIVSTALVGTDPTIMLTGPAPAARKALAKAGLGVDDIDLFEVNEAFASVVLKFQKELGVAAGRVNVNGGAIAMGHPLGATGAMLLGTLLDELERRQQRYGLATLCIAGGMGIATIIERV from the coding sequence ATGACTGAACAGGCTTACATTTTCGACGCCATCCGTTCGCCCCGCGGCAGGGGCCGGTCCGGCGGCGCGCTCAACGAGGTCAAGCCGGTAACGCTGCTGGCCGGCGTGCTGAATCATCTGAAAACGCGCAATGATCTCGACACCGCGGAGGTCGAGGACATCGTCATGGGCTGCGTCTCGGCGCTCGGCGATCAGGGTGCGGACCTGGCTAAGATCGCCGCCGCTGCCGCCGGCTGGGACGATAGCGTGTCCGGCGTGACGCTGAACCGTTTCTGCGGCTCGGGTCTCGAGGCGGTTAACCTGGCCGCGGCCAAGGTGCGCGCCGGCTTCGAGGACCTGGTCGTCGCCGGCGGCTTCGAGTCGATGTCGCGGGTGCCGATGGGCTCGGCCGGTGGCGCGATGGCGAACGACCCCGAAACCAGCCTGGCGATCAACTACGTGCCCCAGGGGATAAGCGCGGATCTGATCGCGACGCTGGAGGGCTTCAGCCGCGACGACGTCGATGCCTATGCCGTCGAATCCCACCGCCGTGCCGCCCACGCCTGGGCCAACGGCTACTTCGACCGCTCCGTTGTGCCGGTGCTTGACCGAAACGGCCTGCTGATCCTCGACCGCGACGAGTGCATCCGTCCGGACAGCAGCGTCGCATCGCTGGCCAAGCTCAAGCCAGCGTTCGAGAAGCCGGGACAGGGCGCCTTCGATGCCATCTGCCAGGCCCGTTACCCGCAGGTCGGTCACGTCAATCACGTCCATACCGGCGGCAACTCATCCGGTATTGTCGACGGTGCCGCCGCAGTGCTGATCGGCAATGCAGACAAGGGCCGTGCGCTGGGCCTCAGGCCCCGCGCCCGCATCGTCTCGACCGCGCTGGTCGGCACCGACCCGACCATCATGCTCACCGGCCCCGCGCCGGCGGCGCGCAAGGCGCTGGCCAAGGCGGGCCTTGGCGTCGACGACATCGACCTGTTTGAGGTCAACGAAGCCTTCGCCTCGGTGGTGCTGAAGTTCCAGAAGGAACTCGGCGTGGCGGCGGGTCGTGTCAATGTCAACGGCGGCGCCATCGCCATGGGGCACCCGCTGGGCGCCACCGGCGCCATGCTTCTCGGCACCCTGCTCGACGAGCTCGAGCGCCGCCAGCAGCGTTACGGCCTCGCTACCCTCTGCATCGCCGGTGGTATGGGTATCGCCACCATCATCGAGCGCGTCTGA
- a CDS encoding CaiB/BaiF CoA transferase family protein: MGPLAGFKIIEIAGIGPGPFCGMMLADMGAEVIRIERAGDRLVDGGKRPVTLRGRRSLALDLKSEQGRSLLLKMCESADALFEGYRPGVMERLGLGPDICLARNSRLIYGRMTGWGQDGPLAQTAGHDINYIALSGALQAIGRAGEAPLPPLNLVGDFGGGAMFLAFGLVCALLEAQRSGQGQVVDSAMVDGSSLLMAMFHDFKHRGAFDETRGSHFLSGAAHYYDCYQTADGEHIAIGALEPQFYWLLIDKAGLDEALFADQGFGNPKADPARFPQLKAALAAVFRQKTRDQWCELLEGTDACFAPVLSISEAPQHPHNRARQSFVELEGVLQPAPAPRFSRTRPDVGASTRTPSEAGDSLLRHWGLSERDIAMFQDMNNNSQTAR, from the coding sequence ATGGGACCTTTGGCGGGATTCAAAATCATCGAAATCGCCGGCATCGGGCCGGGCCCCTTCTGCGGCATGATGCTGGCCGATATGGGCGCGGAGGTGATCCGTATCGAGCGCGCCGGCGATCGACTGGTGGACGGCGGCAAGCGACCGGTCACGCTGCGTGGCCGGCGCAGCCTGGCGCTGGACCTTAAATCCGAGCAGGGTCGCTCGCTGCTGCTGAAAATGTGCGAAAGCGCCGACGCCCTGTTCGAAGGCTACCGGCCCGGGGTGATGGAGCGGCTCGGGCTCGGGCCCGACATCTGCCTGGCGCGCAATTCGCGCCTGATCTATGGCCGCATGACCGGCTGGGGCCAGGATGGCCCCCTGGCGCAGACCGCCGGACACGATATCAACTACATCGCGTTGTCCGGCGCGCTGCAAGCCATCGGCCGCGCCGGTGAGGCGCCGTTGCCGCCGCTTAACCTGGTGGGTGATTTTGGCGGTGGAGCCATGTTTCTAGCCTTCGGCCTGGTATGCGCCCTCTTGGAGGCGCAGCGTTCCGGACAGGGGCAGGTGGTGGACAGCGCCATGGTCGACGGCAGTTCGCTGCTGATGGCGATGTTCCACGATTTCAAGCACCGCGGAGCCTTCGACGAGACGCGCGGCAGCCATTTCCTGTCCGGCGCGGCGCACTACTACGACTGTTACCAAACGGCGGACGGCGAGCACATCGCCATCGGCGCCCTCGAGCCGCAGTTCTATTGGCTGCTGATCGACAAGGCGGGGCTGGATGAAGCGCTGTTCGCCGACCAGGGCTTCGGCAATCCCAAGGCCGATCCGGCCCGTTTCCCGCAACTCAAAGCGGCGCTGGCGGCGGTATTCCGGCAGAAGACAAGGGACCAGTGGTGCGAACTGCTCGAGGGCACCGATGCCTGTTTCGCCCCGGTGCTGTCGATTTCGGAGGCGCCGCAGCATCCGCATAACCGTGCGCGCCAAAGCTTCGTCGAACTTGAAGGCGTGCTGCAGCCTGCGCCGGCGCCACGCTTTAGCCGGACGCGACCCGACGTCGGCGCCAGTACCCGGACGCCATCGGAGGCGGGGGATAGCCTGCTGCGACATTGGGGCTTGAGCGAAAGAGATATCGCCATGTTTCAGGATATGAACAATAACTCACAAACAGCGAGATAG